In Cotesia glomerata isolate CgM1 linkage group LG1, MPM_Cglom_v2.3, whole genome shotgun sequence, one genomic interval encodes:
- the LOC123271377 gene encoding uncharacterized protein LOC123271377, whose product MRNQDNVDEMYKAIWATFYHFCSTDKNPNHKNCPEGAESWCAYRRAEAEGITSTFKHDYLPLDPEVQKAIKPIYEDLSRHELLDRCKGNNTQNNNESYNGLLWHFSPKHLHNGFKTIELSNNFATAIFNDGYSSILKMFNLMGVIVGPAARDFAALKDNTRIRIADHRQRASSKEGRSSRRKASSAEQALFEEEEGELYGPGIAD is encoded by the coding sequence ATGAGGAATCAAGATAATGTAGATGAAATGTATAAAGCAATCTGGGCAACATTTTATCATTTCTGTTCAACTGACAAAAACccaaatcataaaaattgtcCAGAAGGCGCTGAAAGTTGGTGCGCTTATCGCCGCGCGGAAGCTGAAGGAATCACTAGTACATTTAAACACGATTACCTCCCACTGGATCCAGAAGTACAAAAAGCTATAAAACCTATTTATGAAGACTTATCTCGACATGAATTGCTTGATAGATGTAAAGGTAACAATACTCAAAACAACAATGAAAGCTACAACGGTTTACTTTGGCACTTTTCACCCAAGCATCTTCATAATGGCTTCAAAACTATTGAATTGTCAAATAATTTCGCAACTGCAATATTTAATGACGGTTATTCGTCAATTTTGAAGATGTTCAATCTAATGGGAGTGATAGTTGGACCTGCAGCAAGAGATTTTGCGGCTCTTAAGGACAACACGAGAATACGAATCGCTGATCATCGCCAAAGGGCTTCTTCAAAAGAAGGTCGATCCTCTCGAAGAAAAGCTTCTTCAGCTGAACAAGCCCTTTTCGAAGAAGAGGAAGGTGAATTATATGGCCCTGGAATAGCAGATTAG